The following are encoded in a window of Sphaerisporangium siamense genomic DNA:
- a CDS encoding polyprenyl synthetase family protein: MTPSFQWDSFRTEVDRRLRAFVERQRPLVGGPDLAPLLTAAEDFLAGGKRLRPAFCYWGWRGAGGEDGPEICAAAASLELLQASALIHDDVMDSSDLRRGRPSAHKRFEAMHEEAGWRGSPARFGEGAAVLLGSLLLVWSSEMWRASGLPAEALAAAEPVHDLMRTELMCGQYLDLLEQAHGESTFESALRVALHKSGKYSVEQPLRLGLVLAARRQEPWIDRLCVQYGHKVGIAFQLRDDILGVFGNPAETGKPAGDDLREGKRTMLIARTLSAASERQAADVRRLLGDPALDQEGVGRLRAIIEDTGALAAGEEMIKRYLDDALSSLERAPITPEARRALEELAVAATARRS, encoded by the coding sequence ATGACCCCTTCCTTCCAGTGGGACTCCTTTCGCACCGAGGTGGACCGCAGGCTGCGGGCGTTCGTGGAGCGGCAGCGGCCTCTGGTCGGCGGCCCCGACCTCGCTCCCCTGCTGACCGCGGCGGAGGACTTCCTGGCCGGCGGCAAGCGGCTGCGTCCCGCGTTCTGTTACTGGGGGTGGCGCGGGGCGGGCGGAGAGGACGGCCCCGAGATCTGCGCCGCCGCCGCGTCGCTGGAGTTGCTCCAGGCCAGCGCCTTGATCCATGACGACGTGATGGATTCCAGCGACCTGCGCAGAGGCAGGCCCTCCGCGCACAAGCGGTTCGAGGCGATGCACGAGGAGGCCGGATGGCGCGGCTCCCCTGCCAGGTTCGGCGAGGGGGCCGCCGTCCTGCTCGGCAGCCTGCTGCTGGTCTGGTCGAGCGAGATGTGGCGGGCCAGCGGCCTGCCCGCCGAGGCACTGGCCGCCGCCGAGCCCGTTCACGACCTCATGCGGACCGAGCTGATGTGCGGTCAGTACCTGGACCTCCTCGAACAGGCGCACGGCGAGAGCACCTTCGAGAGCGCTTTGCGCGTGGCGCTGCACAAGAGCGGCAAGTACTCCGTCGAGCAGCCCCTGCGGCTCGGCCTGGTGCTCGCCGCCCGCCGGCAGGAGCCCTGGATCGACCGGCTGTGCGTGCAGTACGGGCACAAGGTCGGCATCGCCTTCCAGCTGCGCGACGACATCCTCGGCGTCTTCGGCAACCCGGCCGAGACCGGCAAGCCCGCGGGCGACGACCTGCGCGAGGGCAAGCGCACCATGCTGATCGCGCGCACCCTGTCGGCGGCCTCCGAGCGCCAGGCCGCCGACGTGCGGCGCCTGCTCGGCGACCCCGCCCTGGACCAGGAGGGCGTCGGGCGGCTGCGGGCGATCATCGAGGACACCGGGGCGCTCGCGGCCGGCGAGGAGATGATCAAGCGGTACCTCGACGACGCGCTGAGCTCGCTGGAGCGCGCGCCGATCACGCCCGAGGCGCGGCGGGCCCTGGAGGAGCTGGCCGTCGCCGCGACCGCGCGCCGGAGCTGA
- the thiE gene encoding thiamine phosphate synthase yields the protein MPKRSLSDARLYLCTDGRRRQGDLEDFLDAVLAGGVDIVQLREKGLEARQELALLEVFRDACDRHGALLAVNDRADIAYAARPDVLHLGQDDLPVPVARAILGPDVVIGRSTHSDAEASAAAVEPGVDYFCCGPVWPTPTKPGRPAPGPGLLKHAASLGTERPWFGIGGIGLDTLDEVLSYGVSRVVVVRAVTEAEDPGAAAAEFARRLRAP from the coding sequence GTGCCCAAGCGCTCGCTTTCTGACGCGCGGCTCTATCTCTGCACCGACGGCCGCCGGCGCCAGGGCGACCTGGAGGACTTCCTGGACGCCGTGCTCGCCGGCGGCGTGGACATCGTCCAGCTCCGCGAGAAGGGCCTGGAGGCCCGGCAGGAACTCGCGCTGCTGGAGGTGTTCCGCGACGCCTGCGACAGGCACGGGGCCCTGCTGGCGGTCAACGACCGCGCCGACATCGCCTACGCCGCCCGCCCCGACGTGCTCCACCTCGGGCAGGACGATCTGCCCGTGCCCGTGGCGCGCGCCATCCTCGGGCCGGACGTCGTCATCGGGCGCTCCACGCACAGCGACGCCGAGGCGTCGGCGGCGGCCGTCGAGCCGGGCGTCGACTACTTCTGCTGCGGGCCGGTGTGGCCCACGCCGACCAAGCCCGGGCGTCCCGCGCCCGGGCCCGGCCTGCTGAAGCACGCGGCCTCGCTGGGCACGGAACGCCCCTGGTTCGGCATCGGCGGCATCGGCCTGGACACGCTGGACGAGGTGCTCTCCTACGGCGTGTCACGGGTGGTGGTCGTGCGGGCCGTCACCGAGGCCGAGGACCCCGGCGCGGCGGCGGCGGAGTTCGCGCGGCGGCTGCGGGCGCCCTGA
- a CDS encoding Rv2175c family DNA-binding protein: MTLSVAQIDRETDQLVGEWLPLSEVGVRLGLSSGRAKQLLKDKKLLGVRRGGPEPEVPAVFIAGDDVLKGLPGTLTVLADAGYDDVESLRWLFTPDDSLPGAPVEAIRAGRHTEVKRRAQALAF; the protein is encoded by the coding sequence GTGACGCTTTCTGTTGCACAGATCGACCGGGAAACCGACCAGCTCGTAGGGGAATGGCTCCCCCTCTCGGAGGTTGGCGTCCGGCTGGGGCTCAGCTCCGGGCGCGCCAAGCAGCTCCTGAAGGACAAGAAGCTCCTCGGCGTCCGCAGGGGCGGCCCGGAGCCCGAGGTGCCGGCGGTCTTCATCGCCGGCGACGACGTGCTGAAGGGTCTCCCCGGCACGCTCACCGTCCTCGCCGACGCGGGATACGACGACGTCGAGTCCCTGCGCTGGCTGTTCACGCCCGACGACTCCCTGCCGGGGGCGCCGGTCGAGGCGATCCGCGCGGGCCGGCACACCGAGGTGAAGCGGCGTGCCCAAGCGCTCGCTTTCTGA